A region of Ignavibacteriota bacterium DNA encodes the following proteins:
- a CDS encoding T9SS type A sorting domain-containing protein → MNFFTKHIIKIVLLLWLFLCGFNHSDIIISNTLNGTDFVSFNSKYFVTNQDTITSTKITKVWYTQAELNVEVYQVQKQQNITITVYNMLGKEVLEVFKGISSTRTEEVYSATFNLPNGIYICVLQGNTFRDSEKFIISR, encoded by the coding sequence ATGAATTTCTTCACAAAACATATTATAAAAATCGTATTATTATTATGGTTATTCCTTTGCGGATTCAATCATTCCGATATAATTATTTCCAACACCTTAAATGGCACAGATTTTGTAAGTTTTAATTCGAAGTATTTTGTAACTAATCAGGATACAATAACTTCAACAAAAATTACTAAGGTCTGGTACACTCAGGCGGAATTAAATGTCGAAGTGTATCAGGTTCAGAAGCAACAGAATATAACTATTACGGTTTACAATATGTTAGGAAAAGAAGTGTTGGAAGTGTTCAAAGGTATCTCCTCGACAAGAACTGAAGAGGTATACTCTGCAACATTCAATTTGCCGAACGGAATATATATTTGCGTTTTGCAAGGCAATACTTTTCGTGATTCCGAGAAATTCATAATATCGAGGTAG
- a CDS encoding DUF1624 domain-containing protein, whose product MNSPINSNREVYLDLAKFFAMIMMVAGHSFFELANPEFYNLKVFPWDWWNFARGKTAPMFLFLSGAVHVFANFKSGIEQISKDTFKRRILMAIVLLVIGYTLNSPINSLSELYSIQSHRLERFLQVNILHVFGVGLFILALIYRFAGSIKKVLIINLILGIFVILITPVIGISELNSIPKFISNYLNFKGGSLFTMLPYSAYMFLGTVFGIWLRSRKLSNNTLQLRTGLLMFTIGLFSILSGIAITKLLIYNGLRFDLRIDSGVVIRNIGIIILLISISRQIKITNIKIIQFISKLSKRAIYIYVIHLFMIYGIGPLAGFKYFYGKMFEPFGAMMMSFLIMILSVLFTILIDKILPFKITKILFLTILVAYSLIFIMN is encoded by the coding sequence TTGAACAGCCCTATAAATTCCAATCGCGAGGTCTATCTTGACCTCGCGAAATTTTTTGCCATGATAATGATGGTAGCAGGTCACTCCTTTTTTGAATTAGCAAACCCTGAATTTTATAACCTAAAAGTTTTTCCATGGGATTGGTGGAATTTCGCTCGCGGAAAAACTGCACCTATGTTTCTTTTCCTTTCAGGTGCTGTTCACGTATTTGCAAATTTCAAATCCGGAATTGAGCAAATATCAAAAGATACTTTCAAGCGTCGCATTTTGATGGCAATAGTACTTCTTGTAATAGGATATACTCTGAACTCGCCTATTAATAGTTTGTCCGAATTATATTCTATACAGTCGCATAGACTTGAAAGATTTTTGCAAGTTAATATTTTGCATGTATTCGGAGTAGGACTTTTCATTCTTGCACTCATTTATAGATTCGCAGGAAGTATAAAAAAAGTGCTTATCATCAATTTGATTTTAGGAATATTTGTAATATTAATTACTCCTGTAATTGGAATTTCAGAACTTAACTCAATTCCAAAATTTATTTCAAATTATTTGAATTTCAAAGGTGGCTCATTATTTACAATGCTCCCCTACTCAGCATATATGTTTTTGGGCACAGTATTTGGAATTTGGCTCAGAAGTCGTAAACTTTCAAACAATACACTCCAACTGCGAACGGGACTTCTAATGTTCACTATAGGACTATTTTCAATATTATCGGGAATTGCAATTACAAAATTATTAATTTACAACGGTTTACGATTTGATTTGAGAATTGATTCAGGTGTAGTGATTCGGAACATAGGAATAATAATTTTATTAATTTCCATTTCAAGACAAATCAAAATTACAAACATAAAAATTATTCAATTTATCAGCAAATTATCCAAAAGAGCAATTTATATATATGTTATTCATTTATTTATGATTTACGGAATTGGACCTCTTGCTGGATTTAAATACTTTTATGGAAAGATGTTTGAGCCGTTTGGAGCAATGATGATGAGTTTTCTTATAATGATATTGTCAGTTTTATTCACAATACTAATTGACAAAATTTTACCCTTTAAGATTACTAAAATTTTGTTTTTAACCATTTTAGTTGCATATTCTCTGATTTTTATAATGAATTGA
- the gltA gene encoding NADPH-dependent glutamate synthase — translation MAEMSIKERYKIPRHLMPEQDPVERSHNFEEVNLGYTIEIAMEEAERCIRCKNPVCVAGCPVAVKIPEFIKMIADGKIDEAAAILKEDNALPAVCGRVCPQEEQCEAVCVVGKKGKPVAIGYLERFAADWERNNAKLKEIKIVPKSGKKVAVVGGGPAGLSCAGDLIQMGHDVTVFEALHEIGGVLIYGIPEFRLPKDIVKAEVEALQKSGVEFVTNYVIGLTETIEELQSRFDAIFIGVGAGLPYFLNIPGEHLNGVYSANEFLTRVNLMKAYDFPNNPTPMLDLYNKTVAVFGGGNTAMDAVRTSKRLGAKRAIICYRRSEQEMPARVEEIHHAKEEGIEFKLLVAPLEFIGDEQGWLRAVKLQQMELGEPDASGRRRPVPIKDAIETIEITASIIAIGNGSNPIISSTTPELIVNKWGNITVSEGNMKTNMRGIFAGGDIVTGGATVILAMGAGRTAAKAIDDYLKNPESW, via the coding sequence ATGGCTGAAATGAGCATAAAAGAACGTTATAAAATTCCAAGACATCTAATGCCGGAACAAGACCCCGTCGAACGAAGCCACAATTTCGAAGAGGTAAATCTCGGTTATACCATTGAAATTGCTATGGAAGAAGCAGAAAGATGTATTCGTTGTAAAAATCCGGTATGTGTTGCAGGATGCCCTGTTGCTGTCAAAATTCCGGAATTTATTAAAATGATTGCTGATGGAAAAATTGATGAAGCAGCTGCAATTCTTAAAGAAGATAATGCTCTTCCGGCAGTTTGCGGTAGAGTTTGTCCACAGGAAGAGCAATGCGAAGCTGTTTGTGTAGTCGGCAAAAAAGGAAAACCTGTAGCAATTGGTTATCTCGAAAGATTTGCAGCAGATTGGGAAAGAAATAATGCTAAATTAAAAGAAATTAAAATTGTTCCGAAATCAGGGAAAAAAGTAGCTGTAGTTGGAGGTGGTCCTGCAGGTCTAAGTTGTGCAGGCGACCTTATTCAAATGGGACATGATGTTACTGTTTTTGAAGCTCTGCACGAAATCGGAGGTGTATTAATTTATGGAATTCCGGAATTCAGACTGCCTAAAGATATTGTTAAAGCTGAAGTTGAAGCACTTCAAAAATCCGGAGTTGAGTTTGTAACAAATTATGTAATCGGATTGACTGAAACAATCGAAGAGCTACAATCCAGATTCGATGCTATATTCATCGGTGTTGGAGCCGGTCTTCCCTACTTTCTCAATATTCCTGGCGAACACCTGAACGGAGTTTATTCAGCAAATGAATTTTTGACAAGAGTTAACCTGATGAAGGCTTATGACTTCCCGAATAATCCTACTCCGATGCTTGACCTTTATAATAAGACTGTTGCTGTATTTGGTGGTGGCAATACCGCAATGGATGCAGTTCGAACATCCAAAAGACTTGGCGCTAAGCGTGCAATTATCTGTTACCGTCGTTCTGAGCAGGAAATGCCTGCAAGAGTAGAAGAAATTCACCATGCAAAAGAAGAAGGCATCGAGTTTAAATTGCTTGTTGCTCCACTTGAATTTATTGGTGATGAGCAGGGCTGGCTTCGTGCTGTTAAACTTCAGCAAATGGAGTTGGGTGAGCCTGATGCTTCCGGCAGAAGAAGACCTGTGCCTATTAAAGATGCAATTGAAACCATAGAAATTACCGCCTCAATTATCGCTATAGGTAATGGCTCGAATCCAATTATCTCATCAACTACTCCTGAACTCATTGTAAATAAATGGGGAAATATCACAGTCAGCGAAGGGAATATGAAAACCAATATGAGAGGTATTTTCGCGGGTGGTGATATTGTTACCGGCGGTGCTACGGTTATTCTTGCTATGGGTGCAGGACGCACAGCCGCAAAAGCTATTGATGATTATTTGAAAAATCCAGAAAGCTGGTAA
- a CDS encoding sulfide/dihydroorotate dehydrogenase-like FAD/NAD-binding protein, with translation MNKILEARFIGPEVKLFKVLAPKIAEKKKAGQFIILRVDDFGERIPLTIADSDINEGSITIIVQGIGATTKKLNTLEAGDYIHDVVGPLGKASHIENFGTAVSIGGGVGTAIAYPTAKALKEAGNYVISIIGGRSKEFIILEEEMKKVSDEVYPTTDDGSYGYHGFVTQKLEQLIESGKKIDFVLAIGPIPMMAAVAKVTEPYGIQTVVSLNPVMVDGTGMCGGCRAYVDNKPVFVCVDGPEFDAHKVDFKILLQRNRMYLPQEKETLDHHVCNYDKMYDIESSKKANEEIVNG, from the coding sequence ATGAATAAGATTCTTGAAGCAAGGTTTATAGGTCCGGAGGTAAAACTATTTAAAGTGCTTGCTCCGAAAATTGCCGAAAAAAAGAAAGCGGGGCAGTTTATAATTCTTCGTGTTGATGATTTTGGAGAAAGAATTCCATTGACAATAGCTGATTCTGACATTAATGAAGGTTCTATAACGATTATAGTTCAGGGAATTGGCGCAACTACCAAAAAATTGAATACTCTTGAAGCCGGTGACTACATTCATGATGTGGTTGGTCCACTTGGCAAAGCTTCTCATATAGAAAATTTTGGTACAGCTGTGAGCATAGGTGGTGGTGTTGGGACTGCAATAGCATATCCAACTGCCAAAGCACTCAAAGAAGCGGGAAATTATGTAATCAGCATCATTGGTGGCAGGTCGAAAGAATTTATAATACTTGAAGAAGAAATGAAAAAAGTTTCCGATGAGGTTTACCCAACAACCGATGACGGATCTTATGGATATCATGGATTTGTAACCCAAAAACTGGAACAACTGATTGAGTCAGGCAAGAAAATTGATTTTGTCCTTGCAATCGGTCCAATTCCTATGATGGCAGCTGTAGCCAAAGTTACAGAGCCTTATGGTATTCAAACTGTTGTTTCGCTCAATCCTGTTATGGTTGATGGTACAGGAATGTGCGGAGGCTGCAGAGCTTATGTTGATAACAAACCTGTATTTGTTTGTGTTGATGGACCCGAATTTGACGCTCATAAAGTTGACTTCAAAATTTTGTTGCAGAGAAACAGAATGTACCTTCCACAGGAAAAAGAGACCTTAGACCATCATGTTTGTAATTATGATAAAATGTATGATATAGAATCTTCAAAAAAAGCTAACGAGGAGATTGTCAATGGCTGA